A part of Haliotis asinina isolate JCU_RB_2024 chromosome 10, JCU_Hal_asi_v2, whole genome shotgun sequence genomic DNA contains:
- the LOC137298781 gene encoding mucin-22-like, producing MTTEVYSGTTLGQTSTASEGSTESSQSETTFHVTNTESTLSQQSSSTASGSESTTEATTSSRSSTASQAGTSQSTVTKQAPYSTQGSTEESSPQTASTPTVETSPTVTPGPYQESMSTTMEATSTLSTTESTKETLGTETSQSLTVSTDSASTESASLATASTASSQEQNTQETTRTDTSSQSSSTASGSESTTEATTSSRSSTASQAGTSQSTVTKQAPYSTQGSTEESSPQTASTPTVETSPTVTPGPYQESMSTTMEATSTLSTTESTKETLGTETSQSLTVSTESASTESASLATASTTSSQEQNTQETTRTDTSSVSTVSTTEESLTSEMLTGTSSAMTENTSTITSSYTTETPSQTSTLSTPFTTPTSARSTPSREATTPTPTMTTEVYSGTTLGQTSTASEGSTESSQSETTFHVTNTESTLSQQSSSIASGSESTTEATTSSRSSTASQAGTSQSTVTKQAKYSTQGSTEESSPQTASTPTVETSPTVTPGPYQESMSTTMEATSTLSTTESTKETLGTETSQSLTVSTDSASTESASLATASTTSSQEPTTQETTRTDTSSFVYNRDTKPDIYAFHSFHNAHKCEVHPIKRSYNTYSHNGNRGVLWYNAGTNFHSIRG from the exons ATGACAACAGAGGTGTACTCTGGTACAACGCTGGGACAAACTTCCACAGCATCAGAGGGTAGCACTGAGTCAAGCCAGTcggaaacaacattccatgtcacaaacacagaatctacCCTTTCTCAGCAATCCTCCTCCACAGCATCAGGCTCGGAGAGCACCACTGAAGCCACGACCTCTTCACGTTCAAGTACAGCCAGTCAAGCAGGCACCTCCCAGTCCACGGTCACCAAGCAAGCCCCATATAGCACACAAGGCTCAACAGAGGAATCGTCACCACAGACAGCCTCTACTCCCACAGTGGAAACGTCACCCACAGTCACTCCTGGCCCCTACCAAGAATCTATGTCCACTACGATGGAAGCCACCTCAACGTTGTCCACTACGGAATCTACGAAAGAAACGTTGGGCACAGAAACCAGTCAAAGCTTGACTGTTTCCACTGACTCGGCCTCCACGGAATCTGCTTCCCTTGCCACTGCATCTACAGCTTCCTCTCAGGAGCAAAACACTCAAGAAACGACGAGGACTGACACGTCTTCA CAATCCTCCTCCACAGCATCAGGCTCGGAGAGCACCACTGAAGCCACGACCTCTTCACGTTCAAGTACAGCCAGTCAAGCAGGCACCTCCCAGTCCACGGTCACCAAGCAAGCCCCATATAGCACACAAGGCTCAACAGAGGAATCGTCACCACAGACAGCCTCTACTCCCACAGTGGAAACGTCACCCACAGTCACTCCTGGCCCCTACCAAGAATCTATGTCCACTACGATGGAAGCCACCTCAACGTTGTCCACTACGGAATCTACGAAAGAAACGTTGGGCACAGAAACCAGTCAAAGCTTGACTGTTTCCACTGAATCGGCCTCCACGGAATCTGCTTCCCTTGCCACTGCATCTACAACTTCCTCTCAGGAGCAAAACACTCAAGAAACGACGAGGACTGACACGTCTTCAGTATCCACTGTTTCAACGACTGAGGAAAGCTTGACATCGGAAATGCTGACTGGAACATCCTcagcaatgacagaaaacacatctacCATAACCAGTTCGTATACAACAGAGACACCAAGCCAGACATCTACGCTTTCCACTCCTTTCACAACGCCCACAAGTGCGAGGTCCACACCATCAAGAGAAGCTACAACACCTACTCCCACAATGACAACAGAGGTGTACTCTGGTACAACGCTGGGACAAACTTCCACAGCATCAGAGGGTAGCACTGAGTCAAGCCAGTcggaaacaacattccatgtcacaaacacagaatctacCCTTTCTCAGCAATCCTCCTCCATAGCATCAGGCTCGGAGAGCACCACTGAAGCCACGACCTCTTCACGTTCAAGTACAGCCAGTCAAGCAGGCACCTCCCAGTCCACGGTCACCAAGCAAGCCAAATATAGCACACAAGGCTCAACAGAGGAATCGTCACCACAGACAGCCTCTACTCCCACAGTGGAAACGTCACCCACAGTCACTCCTGGCCCCTACCAAGAATCTATGTCCACTACGATGGAAGCCACCTCAACGTTGTCCACTACGGAATCTACGAAAGAAACGTTGGGCACAGAAACCAGTCAAAGCTTGACTGTTTCCACTGACTCGGCCTCCACGGAATCTGCTTCCCTTGCCACTGCATCTACAACTTCCTCTCAGGAGCCAACCACTCAAGAAACGACGAGGACTGACACGTCTTCA TTCGTATACAACAGAGACACCAAGCCAGACATCTACGCTTTCCACTCTTTTCACAACGCCCACAAGTGCGAGGTCCACCCCATCAAGAGAAGCTACAACACCTACTCCCACAATGGCAACAGAGGTGTACTCTGGTACAACGCTGGGACAAACTTCCACAGCATCAGAGGGTAG